Proteins from a single region of Clupea harengus chromosome 5, Ch_v2.0.2, whole genome shotgun sequence:
- the znf831 gene encoding zinc finger protein 831 isoform X1, producing the protein METGKLGFVQTAVPEGSVVVTAEHEAADSMHVQAPLATFYVRAMTGHPQTQPPPVTPQLQPTQAQLHAGTQDAPTITQPFPTLCPKQPLPILTLHIAGGVPLMPTQAQNSGGVMTPLGVACSSKTPKSVGKHVCQYCGRDCQKPSVLEKHLRCHTGERPYPCATCGISFKTQSNLYKHKRTQAHARISSESDRGSLSSQESLHSSRDTCFSSSFSLDTQSQDCGSQEGNEVTATTEESGSIQSHGDQGDTQGSGTARALQQAALVGFIAAPMEVQREVLISKTQQVEPPCCNGVATAGRDSKRSVRVEGPRLCSGAPVTPNRHLPLQRQEATLSPDSMSISRGKSQSQFHDSTDSGFSDSGEHHWTSSPGSSPHNHSMESLTESSMEVPEHQSVGQMDSDPASAGGSKSKVSVQEKRQLEERISKIISKNDALMDDKHLENVRPRKTVLSKQGSIDLPMPYTYKDSFHFEMRSATTSTITTSKQVSITPGTDRKMIQAFCSSLPSQHADSLEHAPLTRSSSMPFSEIGQHIDTAGTTSPQCTDSLTLSRRSSAGHLHSLKLGAQFVDQHGHSHPSLVRQAAVDCLPEVSPTERGSLSSLSFDTDCTDTTNESTVRKGRRKRSQKFDYNKWYVYGGGTFRKLYGTSSAKEQDRSPLKTQKALATSLERHDENQDIQISRVRDLVSGTPQVPVSTANTRSLSTMQSVLCHSSSPGVGLALADQTHADMRNNTGVSSYVLLQGSVLETAGSSPQQRMENRVILGTDIFTPKVTSVDTSCEIVPKHTFLPSERKKQRTEEDISIVKDSIPSVDTEMEEEETDGGVTNGVNQSLAPVERESNRPRVRRQDGLIYPHTTPRQPLQKRHSSPLCVVSVSRSSELQVTASSTTSTPTTISVPAKTSFLPKYQLQLPQTSGGGESYPRRRAPLIHHSFSSSQIFTTCAPRSGYSDSISSFTTLTQSQPITPITLIHSQQTRSNGSARLIASGLPAPVSTWSPPVGAVGGLMHNCSALGVPYPAPGLRTTNNTTWTAQSQMFAMVSPTFQGQSYACKTVLAQDQFGSITTPRHIQSVMPARSYNQTNPTSVLSPEQPVKLLTDVNDRGTPVSVQCHVQQVTTVTDLAQNPTATSTTVFSTCRPIEPVTGVTLDQTAALAAVQCHIQQITPVAGLYQKTPYIPTTVTSINQPVRDVSLSQTALPVTLEYHIQQALPASGLSQSISAKPNTMFATAQPFKPTREMTLNQTTTPVTMQCQIQQVAPVMGLAQNLPVTPTTMFCTSQAVKHLTDMSLNQTTPVAVQHQMQELAAVTPQLYQRIPATSTRIVSNSQAVKHVREMSFSQATTPVMIQYHIQQVTELRQNLPATPITMVPSSQPIKQVIDMALQQAATPATVQHLIQRAAPVTALSQRSTSASMTTASLSQPINSVTDMAHKQADQPVTGKYHVQQPTSIAPISHSQSATPVTVFHSQPPTAVSVRSACHSVIPGAGLENSQTAVPIAVIPRSQPVTPVADVGQHLQTCTPTSAAAQGHLHASTTPVQGGGSTFVTAPPESTTHSPESPSLCPDLMGIATEDAGSTAAVPEESLRGGGNEGRRLSGVPQDTFFMRTPDLQIVMQIISDEQLAMMAPQIESGDYKRGAGCPSVVPGSTQASKTETRGQHTPDSQDMGVNVFKTNNRTNDMNSTQGGPICSTIMSTNGSIMAQPGCAALVSTAEPSCPASLFIKSNSSPQTVRHGKRKASVVLGTAQSLYKPDQTSTETRQAIGSGMNQNPGVGQRDGIPAQLILNGKSSRTEHGSVEAHIPVHKQQLSAWPGSLTLNNPVMPGCISKVPESRQQSSLSRSPSSVMTEKAYPLSTPMSLPSNVGVTVPYQEGHLSGVSAGFAVSGGSSGPVSTLRGVDVEPPSPLLSAYHTAPPAAHHPSVSHHSPPSESSSHSVFQSGMGPRSPDLSDTAATAKANPLHCELAVLSKPQALGTEGQLAQTISASTEITASSHQPQPSGSTQGMSLLHPSGSLQVLRGPSESNQLNGSSDVLSGVEEKISLPASPATVLHQVGSASASASHVGQHKLSPVACISPVPPVVLQCIRAGSAPCPAVGQHKPLCPGDACEGCNHVPQSRSSATEACVPGKTSGEPQQSQRAMEQAERHQPPFARCRVELKGAGGAVEQDQGDARERTPRREETSCSSSSRADKGAGDGVSPQSPLPLGGCGSERPGHVPKEPWLGAEGEDRERMEEKENNNKRPTGRAGSDGGGGGLDAGGANERMVGPQTDRMVKEFNLRQEETSSHGPIQTLAVPPPPPPPPPPPPSLETSGPLLNLHLQFDTNSSHGTPLHPPSHLTSNSTTTTSSSSSSSNQSRTVTQTSSHSHLFAWNRTQAHSVRANFTRCYQEPGEARESSPGTGAAPPPCSSPSDLSLHSPSETVNHSEAEWKAHILFGSEPTSAACLNHSGETPSEAPGSQHHRLWTEAPISAMGDWPGSQLNGPAPCRTRAAETRSGVVTASLSGSLRGARKCMEDEAETSSSSDDEGKLVIEFETN; encoded by the exons ATGGAGACTGGCAAGCTGGGTTTCGTTCAGACTGCCGTGCCAGAGGGCTCAGTCGTGGTGACGGCGGAGCATGAGGCAGCAGACAGCATGCATGTTCAGGCCCCGCTCGCAACCTTCTACGTCCGCGCCATGACGGGACATCCACAGACGCAGCCGCCGCCAGTGACACCTCAGCTGCAGCCGACGCAGGCCCAACTTCATGCCGGGACCCAGGACGCGCCCACCATCACCCAGCCCTTCCCCACTCTCTGCCCCAAACAGCCTCTGCCTATTCTGACTCTCCACATCGCCGGAGGGGTGCCTCTGATGCCCACGCAGGCCCAGAATTCTGGGGGGGTGATGACGCCTCTGGGGGTGGCCTGCTCCTCTAAAACCCCCAAATCAGTAGGTAAGCACGTGTGCCAATACTGCGGACGCGACTGCCAGAAGCCCAGCGTGCTGGAGAAGCACCTGCGATGCCACACGGGGGAGAGGCCGTACCCTTGCGCCACCTGCGGGATCTCCTTCAAGACCCAGAGCAACCTCTACAAGCACAAGCGCACCCAGGCCCATGCCCGGATATCCAGCGAGTCAGACAGGGGCAGCCTGAGCAGCCAGGAGAGCCTGCACAGCTCTAGGGACACCTgcttctcctccagcttctcTCTGGACACCCAGAGTCAGGACTGTGGGAGCCAGGAAGGAAATGAGGTCACAGCCACCACAGAAGAGTCGGGGTCCATTCAGTCACATGGGGACCAGGGGGACACACAGGGCTCAGGCACAGCAAGGGCTTTGCAACAGGCTGCTTTGGTGGGTTTCATCGCTGCACCCATGGAAGTACAGAGAGAAGTGCTGATTTCTAAAACCCAACAGGTGGAGCCCCCTTGTTGCAATGGAGTTGCCACTGCAGGCAGAGACTCAAAAAGGTCAGTCAGGGTTGAAGGCCCAAGACTCTGTAGTGGTGCACCGGTGACCCCCAACCGACACCTCCCTCTGCAGAGGCAGGAGGCCACTCTCTCTCCCGACTCCATGTCGATCTCCAGGGGGAAGTCTCAGAGTCAGTTTCACGACAGCACCGACTCCGGGTTCAGTGACAGCGGTGAGCACCACTGGACGTCGAGCCCAGGGAGCAGCCCGCACAATCACAGCATGGAGTCGCTGACCGAGTCCAGCATGGAGGTACCAGAACATCAGAGCGTCGGGCAGATGGACTCCGACCCAGCATCGGCTGGGGGGTCCAAGAGCAAGGTTTCGGTCCAGGAAAAGAGGCAGCTGGAGGAGCGCATCTCGAAGATCATCTCGAAAAACGACGCACTGATGGACGACAAGCACCTGGAGAACGTCCGGCCGAGGAAGACGGTGTTGTCCAAGCAAGGGAGCATCGATCTCCCTATGCCCTACACCTATAAGGACTCCTTCCATTTTGAGATGAGGTctgccaccacctccaccatcaccacctccaAGCAGGTGTCAATCACGCCAGGCACAGACAGGAAGATGATACAAGCCTTCTGCAGCTCCCTGCCCTCTCAGCATGCAGATAGCCTGGAACATGCTCCCCTAACCAGGAGCAGCTCCATGCCCTTCAGCGAAATTGGGCAACACATCGACACAGCGGGCACAACCTCACCTCAATGCACGGACAGCCTCACACTCAGTAGAAGAAGCAGTGCGGGACATTTACACTCGCTGAAGCTCGGGGCTCAGTTCGTGGACCAGCACGGCCATAGCCACCCGTCCCTGGTCAGGCAGGCGGCAGTGGACTGTCTACCGGAGGTTTCGCCCACTGAGAGAGGCAGCTTGAGCAGCCTCAGCTTCGACACAGACTGCACGGATACCACGAACGAGTCAACCGTCAGGAAGGGTCGCAGGAAGCGCTCACAGAAATTTGACTACAACAAGTGGTATGTGTACGGCGGCGGAACATTCCGGAAGCTCTACGGCACTTCATCAGCGAAAGAACAGGATCGCTCTCCACTAAAGACGCAAAAGGCCCTCGCTACCAGCCTCGAACGACACGACGAGAACCAGGATATTCAAATCAGCCGCGTCCGAGATCTTGTCTCAGGCACGCCACAGGTGCCGGTTTCCACAGCAAACACTCGGTCACTGAGCACAATGCAAAGCGTTCTGTGTCACTCCTCCAGCCCTGGGGTTGGCCTAGCCCTTGCAGaccagacacacgcagacatgaGAAACAACACCGGTGTTTCCTCGTACGTACTTCTGCAAGGCTCCGTGTTGGAAACCGCAGGGTCGTCACCGCAGCAGCGAATGGAGAACCGAGTGATTCTGGGCACTGACATTTTCACACCAAAGGTCACCTCGGTGGATACGAGCTGTGAGATTGTCCCAAAGCACACCTTTCTTCCTTCTGAAAGGAAGAAGCAACGCACAGAGGAGGATATTAGCATTGTGAAAGACAGTATACCGTCTGTGGATACtgaaatggaggaggaggagacagatggaggcGTGACTAATGGCGTGAATCAATCCCTGGCACccgtagagagagaaagcaacagGCCTCGTGTTCGGCGCCAGGACGGTCTGATCTACCCCCACACTACCCCCAGACAGCCACTGCAGAAAAGGCACAGCTCTCCGCTTTGCGTGGTGAGCGTAAGCAGATCGTCTGAGCTCCAGGTTACTgcttcctccaccacctccacccccaccaccatttCCGTGCCAGCAAAGACCAGCTTTCTGCCCAAGTATCAGCTGCAGCTCCCCCAGACCTCAGGCGGCGGAGAATCCTACCCACGCCGCCGAGCGCCTTTGATACACCACAGCTTCTCATCGTCGCAGATCTTCACAACATGCGCGCCCCGCTCAGGCTACAGCGACTCCATCTCGTCCTTCACCACCTTGACACAGAGTCAGCCCATCACTCCGATCACGCTGATTCACAGTCAGCAGACTAGATCAAATGGGAGCGCTAGGCTAATCGCTTCAGGTCTGCCTGCCCCCGTTTCAACATGGAGCCCCCCTGTTGGGGCAGTCGGAGGGCTGATGCACAACTGTTCTGCTTTAGGGGTGCCTTATCCCGCACCAGGTTTAAGAACCACGAACAATACAACCTGGACGGCACAAAGTCAGATGTTCGCCATGGTCTCCCCAACGTTTCAAGGTCAGTCTTATGCATGTAAGACAGTGTTAGCGCAAGATCAGTTTGGCTCCATCACAACACCACGTCACATCCAGTCTGTCATGCCTGCCAGATCTTACAATCAGACTAACCCAACAAGCGTATTGTCTCCTGAACAGCCTGTCAAACTTCTCACAGACGTCAATGACAGAGGTACACCTGTATCAGTGCAATGTCATGTTCAGCAAGTTACAACTGTTACAGATTTAGCGCAGAACCCAACCGCTACATCAACAACAGTGTTTTCCACTTGTCGTCCTATTGAACCTGTCACAGGTGTTACACTCGATCAGACGGCTGCGCTTGCAGCAGTGCAGTGTCACATCCAGCAAATTACACCTGTTGCAGGTTTATACCAGAAAACTCCATATATACCGACAACAGTAACATCCATCAACCAACCTGTCAGAGATGTGTCACTCAGTCAGACAGCATTACCTGTAACATTAGAATACCACATTCAGCAAGCTCTACCAGCCTCAGGTTTAAGCCAAAGTATTTCAGCTAAACCAAACACAATGTTTGCTACCGCCCAGCCTTTTAAACCTACCAGAGAAATGACACTCAATCAGACAACTACACCTGTAACAATGCAGTGTCAGATTCAGCAAGTGGCACCTGTTATGGGTTTAGCACAGAACCTTCCTGTTACACCCACCACAATGTTTTGTACAAGTCAAGCTGTCAAACATTTGACTGACATGTCACTCAATCAGACAACTCCAGTAGCTGTACAGCATCAGATGCAGGAACTTGCGGCTGTCACACCACAATTATACCAGAGAATTCCAGCTACATCCACCAGGATAGTTTCCAATAGTCAAGCAGTTAAACATGTCAGAGAAATGTCATTTAGTCAGGCAACTACTCCTGTTATGATACAGTATCACATTCAGCAAGTAACCGAATTAAGGCAGAATCTTCCAGCTACACCTATCACAATGGTTCCGAGTAGTCAACCTATTAAACAGGTCATAGATATGGCACTTCAACAAGCAGCTACGCCTGCAACAGTACAGCATCTCATACAGCGGGCGGCCCCCGTCACAGCATTGTCCCAGAGATCTACATCTGCGTCCATGACAACAGCTTCTCTGAGTCAGCCAATTAATTCTGTCACAGATATggcacacaaacaggcagatCAACCTGTAACAGGAAAATATCATGTTCAGCAACCCACGTCTATCGCGCCGATATCTCACAGCCAGTCGGCAACACCTGTCACTGTGTTCCATAGTCAGCCACCCACAGCTGTCTCGGTCAGATCTGCGTGTCACTCAGTCATACCAGGCGCAGGATTGGAAAACAGCCAGACAGCTGTACCTATTGCTGTAATCCCGCGGAGTCAGCCAGTTACACCTGTAGCAGATGTTGGGCAGCATCTTCAGACCTGCACACCAACCAGCGCAGCAGCACAAGGTCACCTTCATGCATCCACAACCCCTGTGCAGGGCGGGGGCTCGACATTCGTGACAGCGCCCCCAGAGtccaccacacactctcctgaGTCTCCTTCACTTTGCCCGGATCTGATGGGCATCGCCACAGAGGACGCCGGCTCAACCGCCGCCGTCCCCGAAGAGAGTCTCCGCGGCGGAGGAAACGAAGGGCGGCGGCTCAGTGGCGTGCCGCAGGACACTTTCTTCATGAGAACGCCAGACCTGCAGATCGTCATGCAGATTATTTCTGACGAGCAGCTGGCCATGATGGCACCGCAGATCGAGTCAGGGGATTACAAACGAGGAGCTGGGTGTCCTTCCGTGGTCCCCGGGTCAACACAGGCGTCCAAGACCGAGACGAGGGGACAGCATACGCCAGACTCTCAGGACATGGGTGTTAATGTATTCAAGACAAATAATAGGACTAATGACATGAATTCAACACAAGGGGGACCCATATGTTCAACAATCATGTCGACGAATGGATCTATAATGGCACAGCCAGGTTGTGCTGCATTAGTTAGCACTGCTGAACCTTCCTGTCCTGCTTCTCTGTTCATTAAGTCAAACTCATCTCCTCAGACAGTCAGGCATGGCAAGAGAAAGGCTTCGGTTGTGCTGGGCACTGCACAGAGTTTATACAAGCCAGACCAGACAAGTACAGAGACTAGACAGGCAATAGGATCTGGAATGAATCAAAACCctggagtgggacagagagacggTATTCCGGCCCAGCTGATTCTCAATGGGAAGAGCTCTAGAACAGAGCATGGTTCTGTGGAAGCCCACATTCCAGTTCACAAACAGCAGTTATCAGCATGGCCCGGATCCCTCACACTCAACAATCCCGTAATGCCTGGCTGTATCAGTAAAGTTCCAGAATCTCGTCAGCAAAGTAGTTTGAGTCGGTCACCATCCTCTGTCATGACTGAGAAGGCTTACCCTCTATCAACGCCAATGTCTTTGCCCAGTAATGTTGGAGTCACAGTACCTTATCAGGAAGGCCATCTGTCAGGTGTTTCTGCAGGGTTTGCTGTCTCAGGTGGGAGCAGTGGACCTGTTTCAACCCTGAGGGGAGTTGATGTCGAGCctccctctccgctcctctctgctTATCACACCGCTCCACCTGCGGCTCACCACCCATCTGTTTCCCATCACTCTCCCCCCTCCGAAAGTTCCTCTCATAGTGTTTTTCAGTCTGGCATGGGGCCACGCTCTCCTGACCTCAGTGACACAGCCGCCACAGCAAAGGCTAATCCGCTCCACTGCGAGCTAGCCGTGCTTAGCAAGCCCCAGGCTCTCGGTACCGAAGGCCAGCTAGCACAAACAATATCAGCTTCCACTGAAATCACCGCCTCTAGCCATCAGCCACAGCCATCAGGAAGCACACAGGGGATGTCACTGCTGCACCCCTCTGGATCGCTACAAGTCTTAAGAGGCCCGTCTGAATCGAACCAGCTGAACGGTTCCTCAGATGTGCTCAGTGGTGTGGAGGAGAAGATCTCTCTGCCAGCTTCCCCTGCCACGGTACTTCACCAAGTGGGGTCGGCGTCTGCGTCAGCTTCACACGTTGGCCAACACAAACTCAGCCCTGTAGCCTGCATCTCTCCGGTTCCTCCAGTGGTGCTGCAGTGCATCAGGGCAGGAAGCGCGCCATGCCCTGCTGTGGGCCAACACAAACCCCTGTGCCCAGGAGACGCGTGTGAGGGGTGTAATCACGTACCCCAGAGCAGGAGCTCGGCAACTGAAGCCTGCGTTCCAGGCAAAACATCTGGAGAGCCTCAGCAATCCCAGCGGGCCATGGAACAGGCCGAGAGACACCAGCCACCCTTCGCTAGGTGCAGGGTGGAGTTGAAGGGGGCTGGTGGTGCTGTCGAACAAGACCAGGGTGATGCACGGGAGAGGACTCCCAGACGTGAGGAGACGTCCTGTTCAAGTTCAAGCAGAGCTGATAAAG GAGCAGGCGATGGAGTCTCCCCCCAAAGCCCACTGCCGCTGGGAGGGTGTGGGTCAGAGAGGCCAGGGCACGTCCCCAAAGAGCCATGGCTCGGAGCGGaaggggaggacagagaaaggatggaggagaaggagaacaacaacaaacggCCCACGGGACGGGCTGGAAGCGACGGGGGAGGCGGAGGACTCGATGCTGGGGGAGCGAATGAAAGAATGGTGGGTCCGCAGACAGATCGGATGGTTAAGGAATTCAACTTAAGACAG GAGGAGACAAGCAGCCATGGACCCATCCAGACCCTTGCTgtgccgcctcctcctcctccacctcctcctcccccaccttcCCTGGAGACCTCTGGTCCATTGCTCAACCTTCACCTTCAATTTGACACCAACTCCTCACACGgcaccccactccacccacccAGCCACCTAACCAGcaacagcaccaccaccaccagcagcagcagcagcagttcaaACCAATCAAGGACAGTTACTCAAACATCCAGCCATTCGCATCTATTTGCCTGGAACAGAACTCAAGCACACTCTGTGAGAGCTAACTTCACAAGATGTTATCAGGAGCCCGGGGAGGCACGGGAGTCCTCTCCCGGGACAGGAgctgccccccctccctgctCATCGCCCTCTGACCTGTCTCTGCACTCTCCCTCGGAAACTGTGAATCACTCCGAGGCTGAGTGGAAGGCACATATACTCTTCGGCAGTGAACCGACCAGCGCTGCCTGCCTGAACCACTCAGGAGAGACGCCGTCAGAGGCTCCAGGCTCCCAACATCACAGGCTTTGGACAGAGGCGCCGATTAGCGCCATGGGAGATTGGCCCGGCTCACAGCTAAATGGACCGGCCCCTTGCAGGACTCGAGCCGCTGAGACACGGAGTGGTGTTGTTACGGCCAGTTTGAGTGGCAGCCTCAGGGGGGCGAGAAAGTGTATGGAGGATGAGGCAGAGACCTCCAGCAGCAGTGATGACGAGGGGAAGCTTGTCATTGAGTTTGAGACGAACTGA